A DNA window from Helianthus annuus cultivar XRQ/B chromosome 15, HanXRQr2.0-SUNRISE, whole genome shotgun sequence contains the following coding sequences:
- the LOC110913707 gene encoding agamous-like MADS-box protein AGL80 has product MPRSKVKLAFIENKKARKSSFMKRKECLKNKLKELCTLCGIEACAIIYSSYEPGLEVWPEDNTAFQNVLNAFLTKLPMERNKFMSNQDSYMKERISKAEGQIKKQIVTTRDFVKANLMSDCLSGKVSLAGLNSKDLNNLGSFAGHKLPEIEERIRVLKSDAPVSQLQLPEPKEVVGCSNTASHMAAAGTNVDCCVPVMENTGWYPPDWTSDHVEHGLDPVSGVNMMNPFPDDPIFSWSDAYIPKKTG; this is encoded by the coding sequence ATGCCTAGGAGCAAAGTGAAGCTTGCTTTCATAGAAAACAAGAAGGCAAGGAAAAGCTCCTTCATGAAAAGAAAGGAATGCCTGAAGAACAAGCTGAAGGAGCTGTGCACCCTATGCGGCATCGAGGCATGCGCCATCATTTATAGCTCATACGAACCTGGACTCGAGGTGTGGCCCGAAGACAACACTGCTTTCCAAAATGTGTTGAACGCGTTCCTGACGAAGTTACCCATGGAGAGGAACAAGTTTATGTCCAACCAGGATAGCTACATGAAAGAAAGGATCAGCAAGGCCGAAGGTCAGATCAAGAAGCAGATCGTGACGACCCGGGATTTCGTGAAGGCGAACTTGATGTCAGATTGCTTGAGTGGTAAAGTCTCCCTTGCTGGCTTGAACTCAAAAGATTTGAATAATCTTGGGTCATTCGCTGGTCATAAACTGCCAGAAATTGAGGAGAGGATTAGGGTTCTCAAAAGTGATGCCCCTGTATCACAGTTGCAACTACCAGAACCGAAGGAAGTTGTGGGCTGTAGCAACACTGCTAGCCATATGGCGGCTGCAGGAACAAATGTCGATTGCTGTGTACCAGTGATGGAAAACACTGGTTGGTACCCGCCTGACTGGACTAGTGATCATGTGGAGCATGGTTTGGATCCAGTTTCAGGGGTCAACATGATGAACCCATTTCCTGATGACCCCATTTTTTCGTGGTCTGATGCATACATTCCGAAGAAAACAGGTTAA